Part of the Pieris brassicae chromosome 5, ilPieBrab1.1, whole genome shotgun sequence genome is shown below.
tttcttaGTAGGTAAATAGCCTAGTATTATATACAGCAGGTAggtaaattaagttaataacCATTAACGAATATCACATAAGTACGCATCAATCTCAACATTTAACGtggatttgtataataaattaaaaccgcAACGTTTCAACTATTCGCCGCTTAAATCCGCGACTCACATGTACAGCTCACAGACAGCAGTAGATTTAACTTACGCGCCTTTCATCTGATGGCGGGCGGGGGGTTCGGAGCCCTGTATGGGGGCGGGGGCGTCTTGGGGACCTGGCCGTGGGTCAGCGGCACCCCTGCGGGGGCGACGGGGTAGTGTACCTCTTCCAGTTGGCCAGGGATGACGGGTGCCTCCGGGGCCGGGCGGTGGGGCTCCACGCGACTGCTGCTCGCCGGGAGCAAGCGCGCCGGGTTAAGCTTGATCGCATCGTCGTAAGTGGGCGGAGCCCCGGCGACCGTGTCGTAATCTGGCGGTTTCTGCTGCATCGTCTCCTCGTCCGGCATCGATATCACATGGATTGGGTCGTCAATCTGTAATAGTggtgaaatttattattgtctgGAGATACCGTTATCAGTTGTcaagaatgctttaatgcgtTAAGTCAAGATGATATTACAatctttatttacatatttctcTTCAAGATCACCTACTGTAGGtacctatttaatttttatagtatttgaatattaaaatttcgtaTGGAACATAACTACGGCAGAGGCAACGTGTACTCACTTGATGGGTATCAGGCGAAGCGCGGTCGTTCTGTGGTTGCCGGGCGGGGGACTGCAGCCAGCAGCACATGGCGGCGCAGATGAGCAGAGCTCCCGCGACGATGCAGGCCACGCCCACATAGCGCACCGGCTCAGCGTAGTCTTCGGCCAATCCCAACCAATTAATCAGGGCCCCCGCGCACAGCAAAACCATGCCATATCTGTACGGGCGTTGTGACTGTCTTCCTTCGTCTAGGGACATCCCTGGAAATGGTCAACGCTCAAATGAGTACCGATTATCGCAAACTTAGAATTGTCTTCATGTAAGGCACATGGGAAAATTGTTTAGTACAGTATACGCGGCTAACACTATACTAGTGACGCATATGATGGCGTATGTAGAAGCTTATGTCATAAGTCATAGCTCATAACAATAATAAGCATTGACTTGACAAGATTATAAAGAATCCGTACAAAAAAGccgattaaataattttaccatacCAATAACTATGtcaatatacttaaaattctaataaataaaccttatctaaatgattataaatttcGCGCATTTTCTGTAACCCGGTTTAGTAATCGAAAATAGTTTAGTGGAACAAGTGAATAAACTAACATTAAAACCAAGAAAATGTTGGTCATGTTTCTCGTTACCGTGTTAAGTTTCGTCGTAACGgcactataattttatacttcaAACTGATCCAACACGAAAGTAGAGAAAGTTACAACGCCGTGAGGATTTAAGAAAAGATTTCGCTAACGCggcttttatgaaaatataatggaAGGATATTTAAAATCGCTTTAGACTTACGAGGTCAGGTGCAGACAATGGATTCTCAGGAGATGTAGGTCAAGTTTGAAGTGTGTCGCTTCACGCATAACCGcaaattgtgtaaataaaacaaaatgtggCTATGAATAGATGACTTCAATTTTTTctgtttaatgaatttttcaCGGATCGCTAAGATTGAACAAAACAATCATATGTTGAtctattatcaatttttttttattcaatcaaTAAGTTCGCGGTATTTAAACATTCTCTATTCATTATACAACATTTAACTAAatggtatataataaatagaggATGCATATTAATAATCTAATCAGCGTACCTATATGAAGTAGAGACGCACAGAtcagaattataaataaaaaaatatttagaaaattattatagtatcTAAATCAGGgatgacaaaaaaaaacttactatAATCCATGCTCAACCTGTATGAGTCTTCAAAACCTATTGGTAATATTGTCCACGccatttgtttttactttattatattaatatatctccgattcttttaaaatacgtctTAAATGGTCAACAATAAGAATGAtacagtaatattttatcataagaCAAAATCAGGAGATAAAGgtggatttttttatgtcagaTTGGGATTATGACGATTAGGAAAAATTACAATTCATTCGAGAAGCTAAATATAACTCAAGATAGAACAAAAATAGTGTCCCAGTATTTCATAAGTACTTCACAATACTTATGATTTAACCGATTAGGATAAGAAAACAACAATTAAACAAACCTGTATGACGTTCATATTGATGCATCGATTAGATAAGCCACAAGTGCCGATAACAAAGcgattatttacaaatactatttatttagttatatcaCTTATTAATCACAATAATGCTACGGACTGGAGTCATGGTGGTCGACTAAATTAGTATATGCTTGGTAACTTTGCAAGTGGCACTTGTAAGTCGTCCCCAGCCCACACATCGGAGGCACTCCGCACTCATAACGTGCTTGAGGTGCTTCCTTCTCAACCAATAACATTCTGTTTTGCTAACGCGATAATATTCGGTAACTGGATTAACCTACAACGTAAAGTGGcgatataactatatatagtaaatcttgtttaaatatttcatagaatATGCAGGTTGGCTGGAGATGGCAGATGGAAGGGTTCCAGCAGGCATCAAAAACCAgcgtacaaatttttaaattttattaagaccTCCGGTAGTATTGTTGTCTATTATACCTTGCACATGAGCACATGTAGTTTTAGTCGgaattgtttaattgtttagtTGTACAAGAGACAAGTGTCAAATTTGAAATAGGTactcaatataaattatttttatatttgcatCCAatcaataatagaaaattacttgtaatttaattttataaaaatattactattattaattaagacaaaaaaaataacctaaaTACGTcgtagtaaaatttaaaagatactTATCATGGTATCATATCATATACGGTCACGCTTTTGAAGTATCTGGAATATAACCTACGGCAATCCTATTTAAAAagtgaaaagaaaaaaaaaagtttttatgtaacagtatggCTAGACTAGTTATATTACCAAGTACTGAATAATCTTAAACACACctgtttctatatttataggAAGCAGTGGAATTCGACTACTATTGATTTAATCCCACAAATATCTAACATATGCCGCAGTTTGACATacattcataatatatataatatagatagatattggagataattattatgtagtcAAACCGCACTTACAGTTAATATTTTGGTAAAAAGTAAATCGAACATAATTTcatagctatatatatatatcattcgAAATATAACAAACGactctgtaaataaatagtactaAGAGAGGATCGTTGTCTAGACCAATATAAGAACTGTGAATGAATTCAGTTCATTAATATTCTCATACTTAATATTTGAGTTTTGCTTCatagtaacattatttataataatacaatacaagaCACAATACGCAtctaaaacatacatacaattgtttctcttattaaaattcatttaaagaaCTAAATCTGAATGCCCAACACGTAACCAGCGCCACCTATCAGTAAAGTTAAACACAAAAGCTTACTGAGCTTACTGAGCTGCAAACACAGAATGTTTTCtgtagaaattataaataaatccaatTTCGTTTGATGAAGACACTGCAATTCAATTTCAATTGGTATCACCAGCTAGATGTTTATTAGGCATCCTTTATTCCcaatacaaacaattaaaagtTCATCGGCATATGACGATCGAGCCAGGATGCGGGTTTCCTGTTCCTTTAACATATGTCTCACAGGGCATGGTGTCAACTGTTATTACcccatatatataataccccatatatacaaaaaaactatattgCCTTTAAAATTCCTATTTAAATACGTCTGATTTTACGCTAAACGCATAAGAAGTTGTGTTCCTTAATCACACAATTGGAGTGGATTTCCAAACTTTATATCTGGAGACTGCTTGGTCCAATTAAGTACAATAAAAGATCTGCCAATTAGGAGAGCGGTGCGGATGCAGATACGGCCAATTGATGAGAACAATGGTTTTTGCACAAATTAGTTATGGTGTGAACATCAACGTTGGGGAAGTGAACCGGTGTTACCGGTCTGTTGTTCCCGCCATGCTCACCGCCATGACCGCTTggtatattcttttattttactaaactatgtttaaaaaattaggaACTCCAGAGCCTCACCAAATTGAAGTCTGTGCCTATGACAGCTATAGTATGGGTACAGAAAATACgacgttattaaaatattcctcAGATCAATATAACAATCATTTGACCTTTACAATTTGTATCCACATTCAAATCGACCGAATGATAAGTTTCATCCGTTGCaaaaactttaaacatttatcgtatcaaaaataaaaatgttctaaatttaataatgatgtTCGTAAAAGTAGCAATATCAAAGACTACAAACTTCATCTAGAATCTAGAATTAATGGTTTGACAGCTCATGAAACAAcattcattgttttttttcgtTTCTGTTCTTGAATAAGCAAGCGATACACACaaacaatgttattaatagttaaatattatgCGACAACTACAAATGATTTCAAGCATACCGGTTTAGCACCTATACGGATATAAATTTAGCATATCGTGTGGATTTTTGTTTGGTACATAGGATTTTCCTTGAGGAAATCGACGAACACACATTTGCTTTAAATGCGCTTAACAATCGATTATTGGGCCATATTCGTACCtgttgaatataataaaagtggTGCAATCGCTGTCTTCCTGTTTCATCGGATCAGTGGACAGTCATTGACCTGACTATTGTACAGACatggaaaaaaaatcaattttataactttttgccaCTTTACATTTTGAATTGGTCTAAATATACCAGATTGTGCAATATCACGC
Proteins encoded:
- the LOC123709253 gene encoding uncharacterized protein LOC123709253 isoform X8, translating into MSLDEGRQSQRPYRYGMVLLCAGALINWLGLAEDYAEPVRYVGVACIVAGALLICAAMCCWLQSPARQPQNDRASPDTHQIDDPIHVISMPDEETMQQKPPDYDTVAGAPPTYDDAIKLNPARLLPASSSRVEPHRPAPEAPVIPGQLEEVHYPVAPAGVPLTHGQVPKTPPPPYRAPNPPPAIR
- the LOC123709253 gene encoding uncharacterized protein LOC123709253 isoform X7, which produces MHQYERHTGMSLDEGRQSQRPYRYGMVLLCAGALINWLGLAEDYAEPVRYVGVACIVAGALLICAAMCCWLQSPARQPQNDRASPDTHQIDDPIHVISMPDEETMQQKPPDYDTVAGAPPTYDDAIKLNPARLLPASSSRVEPHRPAPEAPVIPGQLEEVHYPVAPAGVPLTHGQVPKTPPPPYRAPNPPPAIR
- the LOC123709253 gene encoding uncharacterized protein LOC123709253 isoform X3; this translates as MKMVRESQLRRYDGNNEPSAHVNVCQLGMSLDEGRQSQRPYRYGMVLLCAGALINWLGLAEDYAEPVRYVGVACIVAGALLICAAMCCWLQSPARQPQNDRASPDTHQIDDPIHVISMPDEETMQQKPPDYDTVAGAPPTYDDAIKLNPARLLPASSSRVEPHRPAPEAPVIPGQLEEVHYPVAPAGVPLTHGQVPKTPPPPYRAPNPPPAIR
- the LOC123709253 gene encoding uncharacterized protein LOC123709253 isoform X2, whose amino-acid sequence is MEFQYYPNYQRSRRVQEQPWWDEEDTLTDRQINGMSLDEGRQSQRPYRYGMVLLCAGALINWLGLAEDYAEPVRYVGVACIVAGALLICAAMCCWLQSPARQPQNDRASPDTHQIDDPIHVISMPDEETMQQKPPDYDTVAGAPPTYDDAIKLNPARLLPASSSRVEPHRPAPEAPVIPGQLEEVHYPVAPAGVPLTHGQVPKTPPPPYRAPNPPPAIR
- the LOC123709253 gene encoding uncharacterized protein LOC123709253 isoform X4, which encodes MVRESQLRRYDGNNEPSAHVNVCQLGMSLDEGRQSQRPYRYGMVLLCAGALINWLGLAEDYAEPVRYVGVACIVAGALLICAAMCCWLQSPARQPQNDRASPDTHQIDDPIHVISMPDEETMQQKPPDYDTVAGAPPTYDDAIKLNPARLLPASSSRVEPHRPAPEAPVIPGQLEEVHYPVAPAGVPLTHGQVPKTPPPPYRAPNPPPAIR
- the LOC123709253 gene encoding uncharacterized protein LOC123709253 isoform X1; this translates as MYGWFTSTATGVRESQLRRYDGNNEPSAHVNVCQLGMSLDEGRQSQRPYRYGMVLLCAGALINWLGLAEDYAEPVRYVGVACIVAGALLICAAMCCWLQSPARQPQNDRASPDTHQIDDPIHVISMPDEETMQQKPPDYDTVAGAPPTYDDAIKLNPARLLPASSSRVEPHRPAPEAPVIPGQLEEVHYPVAPAGVPLTHGQVPKTPPPPYRAPNPPPAIR
- the LOC123709253 gene encoding uncharacterized protein LOC123709253 isoform X5 translates to MGHLMRSAFVIGMGKDYDEDGMSLDEGRQSQRPYRYGMVLLCAGALINWLGLAEDYAEPVRYVGVACIVAGALLICAAMCCWLQSPARQPQNDRASPDTHQIDDPIHVISMPDEETMQQKPPDYDTVAGAPPTYDDAIKLNPARLLPASSSRVEPHRPAPEAPVIPGQLEEVHYPVAPAGVPLTHGQVPKTPPPPYRAPNPPPAIR
- the LOC123709253 gene encoding uncharacterized protein LOC123709253 isoform X6, with translation MCSCSKFYDFWKNSCGAGMSLDEGRQSQRPYRYGMVLLCAGALINWLGLAEDYAEPVRYVGVACIVAGALLICAAMCCWLQSPARQPQNDRASPDTHQIDDPIHVISMPDEETMQQKPPDYDTVAGAPPTYDDAIKLNPARLLPASSSRVEPHRPAPEAPVIPGQLEEVHYPVAPAGVPLTHGQVPKTPPPPYRAPNPPPAIR